The Glycine max cultivar Williams 82 chromosome 3, Glycine_max_v4.0, whole genome shotgun sequence sequence CAATTTGAAGCAACAAGAAGGATCAGCATTTGGGTGCTGCTGACAAACAAACGCAAAACCACAGGAAAGAATGTCAAAAGTTTCAGGTTTCAGTTGTGTCTGAGCTTATTACAGTCCCGTCTTCCACTGAGGAGATCGGCAGTTTGCTTccacaactcatcttcttcacaTCCTGGCTGGAACAAATGAAGATTCTTCTCACCATATTACAGAATTCACTGCAAGAAAATATGATAACAATCAGCATAGTGCTacaataatttatgatattatccacttatacttttttctttttctttttttcctctccAATTCCCTTATTGAATCAGCACTGTTATTCCTACGACTTATTCTTTCAACAGAAACATTGTGTTTAAATAGATACTCACGGCCATGGATCATCTCCAACAAGCATCATGTCACCTTCATCGTCAGTGAAGACAATTTCCCACTTATTACGGTGTTGAAGTTGTCCCTTTATGTCAAACATCTCCTCCAATTCATTTATAAGTTGATCATATCCATCCAACATGGTCAAATCGACAGCACGACCCACTGCAACACCTTGCATTTGAACCTTTTGGCAGGTTTCGAACATCAATGGAAAACTCAAGTTAGAAATAATCTTATTAGACCTGTAAATCTAAACAGTTTCTAAACAAACAGTCTATGTTCAACACCTTGGTTCGACTTCTACAAATTTGCTTGCTCTGAGTCTCTTTTGGTGATACTTGCTGCTGTTCTTGTTTCCTCTCCTTGGAAGAAGCCATTGGTACATCCGACAGATGGCCAGCATCAGTTCGGGTCAAGGTACTGGTGCAGCCTTCAGTAGTAACTTTGGGTGCATTTCCTGCTTGTGCAGATGCCTTCTCTACTGAAGGAGAGTTCCTAGAATGATCAATAAGATCAATTCCAAACAACCGATAACTTGTAGCAGTCTCAACTTTGCTCTCCTTGTCAACTTGGTCAAGCACGTGATCATTGTTCAATCTGGATGAGTGAGGCTTTGAAACAGGCCAGGCTGAGACACTCTTGCTATCATCTGTTGCGTCCTGAAACAAATGAGATGGACAACTAGAATGCGGAGAAGATAGCCAACTTCCTTCTGTCTGATTCCTTAACATAGCATTGCCGCTGTTGCTTTTACTATTCATGTCAGTTTGCATATGATGCCATGTACCAGTATTGTCATTCCGTTTGCTTTCTgccaaaacatttttttgtgcCATGTCAGCCTGTTGAAGACCAGCATCCCAGAAAACAGAAGCAGCAGATGTTGtgtctatagtttgaaagtaattGTCCAGTGTCAAACGAAACCAATATAATTCAATCAACATAAGAAATGAGGAGTTATTACAATAGTAACTCACCAACATCTGGAGTTTCGCTGGGTGGTCGTGGCCTTTTAGTCTTTACCATAGTAGGTTGAACTGAGGGCGTAGAAGCAGAAGCAACGAAGGGTTCAATCTCCCATGGTGAAACCCTATCAGGTCGGGGAACAGCTGCAGGTTCATCCCACTGAACCTGGAGATTCACAAAATATGAGAAACATATGAtcaccaaaaataaaaggaacAACTTCAAAGTGAAAGATGAGAATACCTTGAGTGATCGCCATTTTGAATTTACCCAATGAGGAGAAATATCTTCCACTCCAACTATGGTACCCGAAAATCTGATCAACGGTGTATTAGAATGAATTGGCATGAAACACATAAATACACCAACTAACTTGATAAATTTTACTACCTTTTGTCAGTCTCAGCAGAATCATCCCCCTCAAATCTCATCTTGAGCCTCATGCCAACACTAAACCTGTTCATAGCCTCCAAATACTTGTTCACGCTGATGATGAACTGGCTCGTCC is a genomic window containing:
- the LOC100779003 gene encoding auxin response factor 9, producing MLSRAANGEVAGSGYSGEDEMYEPLWKGCAGPLVDVPRVGQRVFYFPQGHMEQLEASTNQELNQRIPLLKLPTKILCRVVNVHLLAEQETDEVYAQITLVPESNQDEPMNPDPCTAEPPRAPVHSFSKVLTASDTSTHGGFSVLRKHAMECLPALDMSQPTPTQELVAKDLHGYEWRFKHIFRGQPRRHLLTTGWSTFVTSKRLVAGDTFVFLRGDNGELRVGVRRLARQASSMPSSVISSQSMHLGVLATASHAVATQTLFVVYYKPRTSQFIISVNKYLEAMNRFSVGMRLKMRFEGDDSAETDKRFSGTIVGVEDISPHWVNSKWRSLKVQWDEPAAVPRPDRVSPWEIEPFVASASTPSVQPTMVKTKRPRPPSETPDVDTTSAASVFWDAGLQQADMAQKNVLAESKRNDNTGTWHHMQTDMNSKSNSGNAMLRNQTEGSWLSSPHSSCPSHLFQDATDDSKSVSAWPVSKPHSSRLNNDHVLDQVDKESKVETATSYRLFGIDLIDHSRNSPSVEKASAQAGNAPKVTTEGCTSTLTRTDAGHLSDVPMASSKERKQEQQQVSPKETQSKQICRSRTKVQMQGVAVGRAVDLTMLDGYDQLINELEEMFDIKGQLQHRNKWEIVFTDDEGDMMLVGDDPWPEFCNMVRRIFICSSQDVKKMSCGSKLPISSVEDGTVISSDTTET